The Cylindrospermum stagnale PCC 7417 genome segment ACCGCAGAGGCGCAGAGAACACAGAGAGGAAGAGGGGGGAGAGTTAGTTGTTGAGGTGAAGGTGGTAGAACCTTTGGGGAGGGAAACTTTGATTCGTGCGAGTTTACTTGGTTCATCGGTGTTGCTAAATGTGCAGGTGGGTGGAGGTGTGCGTTTGCGTCCGGGGGAACGGCTTTCGCTACAACTAGATTTAAATCAGTTATTTGTATTTGACTCTAGTACGGGCGAGACTTTGTATCCCTTAAAATGAGGTTATTCGCGGCTAACATTTTTTGTGTTAGCGCCGCAGACCATAACACCATTTTGATATTTCGGGTTTTTAGGTTTATTTTTCAGCCAAAATCTCCATTTTTATAATCAGAGATTCTTTTTTGCTTTTACCGCAAGGTTCAGCACTTTGACAATCATTAACTGATTCTATCCCATAAGCTAAACTCACTTTCTTATTTAAAAACTTTTCGGGTTCACAAACTTCAAATGACGCGCCAAGATTATGTTCTTTTCCGTTTTCATCTACTAGGGTGGCGTAGCATTTGAGATCACCGTTTACCAACTCTTTGATTGTGCCAATTTTTGGTTGTTCAGTGGTGTTGGCTGGATTAGCTGTTACAGGTTTTGGGGAAGTTTCGGTTTTGACTTGTTCGACGTTATTTGAGGGAGTTGGCTTTACTAGATCAGGTTGAGAATTACTACAACTCACTAGCCAAATACTGCAAAGAATTAAGGAAATTGTCGGAATTAATGTTTTCATTGGGAAATTTGTACCTAGCTTTTAGATTTAACCCACTTGCTTTGTTTGAGCTTTTGCTAAGTCACTAGGAGCAAATGCACCATTTTCTGTAATGATGGCTGTAATTAACTTTGCTGGAGTGACATCAAAAGCTGGGTTGTAATATTCGACTCCTGATGGTGTGAGAATAGTTTCACCAATTTGGTATATTTCTGTTGGTTCACGTTCTTCAATGGGGATTTGGCTACCGTCGGTTAGTTGAAAATCAATGGTAGAAAGGGGTGCTGCGACGAAGAAGGGAATATTATGTGCAAGAGATGCGATCGCTAAACTGTAAGTCCCAATTTTATTCGCAGTGTCCCCATTAGCAGCAATTCTGTCAGCACCGACAACTACAGCATGAATCAAACCCCGTTGCATACAATGGGCCGCCATGTTATCTGTAATCACAGTCACGGGTATACCTTCTTGCACACATTCCCAAGCGGTGAGTTTTGCACCTTGCAACCGGGGACGGGTTTCATCAGCAAACACCCGCATTAACCTTCCTTCTCTCCAAGCGGAACGGACTACACCAAGTGCAGTACCATAACCAGCAGTTGCTAAGGCTCCAGCGTTGCAATGAGTCAAAATCGTCAGCTTTTCTGGAGTTTTGGGTAATGCGGCTAAACCACGATCACCTATAGCCTGACAGGTTTGCAAATCTTCAGTATTAATAGCTTGGGCGGTTTGTAAGAGGGTTTGTTTAATTTCTGCTACTGTTCCTAAACTTTCGTAGGCAGTTTTCATCATTCTGCCAATTGCCCAAAACAAGTTTACCGCTGTGGGACGGGTGGAACGCAACAACTCGGCGACTTTCTCTAAGTTATCCAAAAATTCGCGGCGATCGCTGGTTTCAATTTCCCTCGCTCCAAGATACATTCCATAAGCCGCAGCGACACCAATTGCAGGCGCTCCCCTGACAATCATAGTTTTTATCGCCAGCGCCATATCGTCGCTGCGGTGAATTTCTACGAAACTATACTCGTTAGGTAAACGGGTTTGGTCGATGAGAGAGACTGAGTTATTGTGCCAAATAACGGGATAAACCTGATTTGTGGAAGATGTCATCGCAATTTTGGATTTTAGATTTTAGATTTTGGATTGGAAATACAGTTTAACCTCTCTTTGACGTGGAGAGAGGCTGTGAAACAGTTATGAATTTTTGCTCGAATGCCTGCCCTAGTGAGGGAAATAGGCAATAATCATAGAAACTTGAGGTTGAGTGCGAGCGATCGCTTCTGGTACATCACCGAGAAGCGAAAATATTTGAGTTTTCTGCTCAACAGCCCCATTCAACAACAGCAAATCGTTGGTTTTGAGTAACTGTGAAACTTGGCGGACAAAATTACCCCGCACTGTTTGCATAGGTATATCTGCTGGGAGTTCGGCGACATCCAAATCAGCGTTGGCCCCTCGGATAGACACGACTTGCAATAGTTGCAGAGAGGCTTTAAATTCCGTGGCCAAACTTTTGGCTAAGAGGATACTTTGTCCAAAAGAACTAGCGTCAGTTTGTTGGGTGGTGAAAGCGAAAAATACGCGTTTCGTATGCTCAATGGGTAAGGGAAATCGAGTTACCAACACCGG includes the following:
- the mtnA gene encoding S-methyl-5-thioribose-1-phosphate isomerase, encoding MTSSTNQVYPVIWHNNSVSLIDQTRLPNEYSFVEIHRSDDMALAIKTMIVRGAPAIGVAAAYGMYLGAREIETSDRREFLDNLEKVAELLRSTRPTAVNLFWAIGRMMKTAYESLGTVAEIKQTLLQTAQAINTEDLQTCQAIGDRGLAALPKTPEKLTILTHCNAGALATAGYGTALGVVRSAWREGRLMRVFADETRPRLQGAKLTAWECVQEGIPVTVITDNMAAHCMQRGLIHAVVVGADRIAANGDTANKIGTYSLAIASLAHNIPFFVAAPLSTIDFQLTDGSQIPIEEREPTEIYQIGETILTPSGVEYYNPAFDVTPAKLITAIITENGAFAPSDLAKAQTKQVG